The DNA sequence CTTGACAGTCATTACCAGCCTTTCTCCGGCCAAATTTTCAGGTTTTTATCCCAATGTCGACCGCTGAATTCGCCGTCACTTTCAAGGAAGCCGGTCGATCCGTCATCGCCACCCGCCGTCCATGGCGGGAATTCCTCGACCCATTGTCTCTCAgccttccttcttccttctccgaCGCGACCTCTCGGATTTCTCAGAACTTGACCCGTTTCCTTTCCAATTACTGTCTGGTCGTCTTGCTTCTCATCTTTCTTGGCCTCATCTACCATCCGTTTTCCATGATTGTGTTCTTCCTTGTCTTTGTTGCCTGGTTCGTCCTTTACTTCTCCCGCGACGACccaattagggtttttggttTTGAGTTGGGAGATTTTGTTTTGGTCATCATTCTTGGGTTGGCTACCGGATTGGCGCTGGCTTTGACAGGGGTTTTCGTGAATGTGCTGATTTCGCTTGCCATTGGAGCCGTGGTGGTTTGTTTGCATGCGGCTTTGAAGGGCACGGAGGATGCTCTTGGGGATTTGCAAGACCCTTTTGGGGATACGCTGTTGGAGAGCCCGAGAGGTGATTACAGCGGCATCTGATTGAATATGTGAGTTTGTTGAATTactgttcttcttttcaattGATTTAGCTAAAGAAATTTGACTGTTTGCTGGTTTATATACTGATATTTGTTAGATGAAATGTACATTGCAGAACACAATGAATTGCAGAAAAGTATTCATTTCCATTATGCTCTGAATTTTGCTCATTATCGTTCCTTTTACTTTTAGCTTGTGTTTCTGAGTTTGATCTGTTGATTACTGGGATGTTATCGTTGTTGTATGTTTCCCTTTGAATTTGCATAAACTAAATTAGTCACTGAATTGGATTCTTGTTGAATATATTATTCTTTGAGTATCATTATAGGATGACAACTTTATAGACCATTAGATAGAACCTTCACAAAATTCTCTTGGCTTAGCTGCCCACAGATATCTGTATTCGTTCTGTGGCTGTTTGTTGCCACAGTTCTGCGATGTCGTGCAGATGCGTCACTGGCTGACCGACCCTTCGATGGTATACTGCCATGTCTGTAGTTCGTAATTTAGTAGAAATATGCAAGAAAAGGGCAGGGTAGGAggatgttaggaatcacgaacctccatgatatgatattgtctattttgagcataacctctcatgactttgctctAAAgttcccaaaatgtctcacttcctcccaacaatcctcgacACAGGACAGGTGGGGAAGTTGCTTATTATCAAATGGTCTACTATTACTTTAGGAAATAGAACTAACCTGACCCTCAAGTTGTGTAGTTTGAGGTGATCTGAGGCAAAGGCTTAGTTCCATCTCTGGTAAA is a window from the Cucurbita pepo subsp. pepo cultivar mu-cu-16 unplaced genomic scaffold, ASM280686v2 Cp4.1_scaffold000365, whole genome shotgun sequence genome containing:
- the LOC111785089 gene encoding PRA1 family protein D-like, with translation MSTAEFAVTFKEAGRSVIATRRPWREFLDPLSLSLPSSFSDATSRISQNLTRFLSNYCLVVLLLIFLGLIYHPFSMIVFFLVFVAWFVLYFSRDDPIRVFGFELGDFVLVIILGLATGLALALTGVFVNVLISLAIGAVVVCLHAALKGTEDALGDLQDPFGDTLLESPRGDYSGI